One Candidatus Eremiobacteraceae bacterium genomic region harbors:
- a CDS encoding chemotaxis protein CheW, translated as MNAAWHAQTTSASSLTQSHLLARVDRFDLAFPVERIISVHEAPLVFTVPGKQPGILGAVKVRGEAIPVADVRRSLRIASKQVEHDDRLIIIRSAGDRHVGVIVDRVLTLVDVPEGVLQGPDPLFGDAQINGNIITGIAAAPDLCAVVDPDGLLVPDSWDDDADTAAVLAAEIKPDDPLANRTRTLAETVIAIEKSGTDAAVFTLCGQRYAVPIGSVIEFFSDATYSQLPFSSASMAALVNRRGEALPLYDVRPLLGLRGDALSSTVDGVVLGGNGYRVAIAVDAFEGLEVLATAAASSTRPGRYCVSIHASERGAIQLLDVAALTAAPQLNLSGEGPI; from the coding sequence ATGAACGCTGCCTGGCACGCGCAAACGACATCGGCTTCGAGCCTCACGCAGTCGCATCTGCTCGCGCGCGTCGACCGCTTCGATCTCGCATTCCCGGTCGAGCGCATCATCTCGGTCCACGAAGCGCCGCTCGTCTTCACAGTGCCCGGCAAGCAGCCCGGCATCCTCGGCGCGGTCAAGGTCCGCGGTGAAGCGATCCCGGTCGCGGACGTACGGCGCAGCTTACGGATCGCATCGAAACAAGTCGAGCACGACGATCGGCTCATCATCATCCGCAGCGCGGGCGATCGCCACGTCGGCGTCATCGTCGATCGTGTGCTCACGCTCGTCGACGTCCCCGAAGGCGTTCTCCAAGGTCCGGATCCGCTGTTCGGCGACGCGCAGATCAACGGCAACATCATCACCGGCATCGCCGCCGCGCCCGATCTGTGCGCGGTCGTCGATCCCGACGGTCTCCTCGTCCCCGACTCGTGGGATGACGATGCCGATACCGCCGCGGTTCTCGCCGCCGAGATCAAGCCAGACGATCCGCTCGCGAACCGCACTCGTACGCTCGCCGAAACGGTCATCGCGATCGAAAAGTCCGGCACCGACGCCGCGGTCTTCACTCTTTGCGGACAGCGCTACGCCGTGCCGATCGGCAGCGTTATCGAATTCTTCAGCGATGCGACGTACTCGCAGCTCCCGTTCTCATCGGCGTCGATGGCCGCGCTGGTCAACCGGCGCGGCGAAGCGCTTCCACTATATGATGTACGGCCGCTGCTCGGGCTGCGCGGCGACGCGCTCTCGAGCACGGTCGACGGCGTCGTCCTCGGCGGCAACGGCTATCGCGTCGCGATCGCCGTCGACGCGTTCGAGGGTCTTGAAGTGTTGGCCACCGCGGCTGCATCGAGCACGCGGCCGGGCCGTTATTGCGTCTCCATCCACGCCAGCGAGCGTGGAGCCATACAACTCCTCGACGTCGCGGCGCTGACCGCGGCGCCGCAGCTCAACCTGTCAGGTGAGGGACCCATATGA
- a CDS encoding methyl-accepting chemotaxis protein translates to MIQQLLAVQQQTLRGKLLRILGVVLLVVAAQIALAFALPRMIFDRESDIISGIQPISDAAANVRLDVLSMIGGTAQWGLSNRTEDLSLYNDGSTSLPKDMANLSRLGDQQPTNVKNAVTKLTEAAQDESQVVQSIVSQAQDGTTDIRKAVAGGFAEERDKMGRFIQAQQALQGALDDERAQDERNVTELLWVLIGSLVLTAVLALLIAVFLAGGTIRAVSDAAVLLSNTAGLIASGDFTSRVELKTEDEFEALGEAVNNMVERLGASLQQVQTAVNESTVAVMQIATTAQEQERMATQQSVAMSEISQTIQELNSASQNTATQAESVSFKSQESAEIARRGRADVETNVSMMLALRDRFRQTSDRIAHLSEQIAQIGTITRTVADFAAQTNLLALNAAVEAARAGEQGRGFAVVAAEIRKLADQSKTATERIDALTREVQRASDESVMAMIEGSRNVDENATHAAQTGQAIAEIIETLQHTVDSMQEIALAAKQQSHGIEQVTQSITSINAAMRDTVSATAQTQEATSRLNDLALGLKHLVAAYRI, encoded by the coding sequence ATGATCCAGCAACTGCTTGCCGTCCAACAGCAAACGCTGCGCGGCAAATTGCTTCGCATCCTCGGCGTCGTGCTGCTCGTCGTCGCGGCGCAGATCGCGCTCGCGTTCGCGCTGCCGCGGATGATCTTCGACCGCGAGTCGGACATCATCTCGGGCATCCAGCCGATCTCCGATGCGGCTGCGAACGTCCGGCTCGACGTCCTCTCGATGATCGGCGGCACCGCGCAGTGGGGCCTGTCGAACAGGACCGAAGATCTGTCGCTGTACAACGACGGCTCGACGAGCTTGCCGAAGGACATGGCGAACCTGTCGCGACTCGGCGATCAACAGCCGACGAACGTCAAGAACGCCGTGACGAAGCTGACCGAAGCGGCGCAGGACGAGTCGCAAGTCGTCCAGTCGATCGTCTCCCAGGCGCAAGACGGCACGACCGACATCCGCAAGGCTGTCGCGGGCGGCTTTGCCGAGGAACGCGACAAGATGGGCCGCTTCATCCAAGCGCAGCAAGCGCTTCAGGGCGCGCTCGATGACGAACGTGCGCAAGACGAGCGCAACGTCACGGAGCTGCTGTGGGTGCTCATCGGATCGCTCGTCTTGACGGCTGTGCTCGCGCTCCTCATCGCGGTCTTCCTCGCCGGCGGCACGATCCGCGCGGTGAGCGATGCCGCGGTGCTTCTCTCGAACACGGCCGGATTGATCGCATCGGGCGACTTCACGAGCCGCGTCGAGTTGAAGACCGAAGACGAGTTCGAAGCGCTCGGCGAGGCGGTGAACAACATGGTCGAGCGGCTCGGCGCGTCGCTGCAGCAAGTGCAGACGGCCGTGAACGAATCGACCGTCGCCGTCATGCAGATCGCGACGACCGCCCAAGAACAAGAGCGCATGGCGACCCAGCAGTCCGTCGCCATGAGCGAGATCTCGCAGACGATCCAAGAGCTCAACTCGGCATCGCAGAACACCGCGACGCAGGCCGAGTCGGTCTCGTTCAAATCGCAAGAGAGCGCCGAGATCGCGCGGCGCGGCCGCGCCGACGTCGAGACGAACGTCTCGATGATGCTGGCGCTACGCGACCGGTTCCGTCAGACGTCGGACCGCATCGCGCATCTCTCCGAGCAGATCGCGCAGATCGGCACGATCACGCGCACCGTCGCCGACTTCGCGGCTCAGACCAACCTCCTCGCGCTCAACGCAGCCGTCGAAGCCGCGCGCGCGGGCGAGCAAGGTCGCGGCTTCGCGGTCGTCGCGGCCGAGATCCGCAAGCTCGCCGACCAATCGAAGACGGCGACCGAGCGCATCGACGCGCTCACTCGCGAAGTGCAGCGCGCTTCGGACGAGTCGGTCATGGCGATGATCGAAGGCAGCCGCAACGTCGACGAGAACGCGACGCACGCGGCGCAGACCGGCCAAGCGATCGCCGAGATCATCGAGACGCTCCAGCATACGGTCGACTCGATGCAAGAGATCGCGCTCGCGGCCAAACAGCAATCGCACGGCATCGAGCAGGTCACCCAGAGCATCACGTCGATCAACGCCGCGATGCGCGACACCGTGTCTGCGACGGCGCAGACGCAGGAGGCGACTTCACGGCTCAACGATCTGGCCCTCGGCCTCAAACATCTCGTGGCGGCGTATCGGATCTAA
- a CDS encoding response regulator, translated as MELSPAELAELQTVFKAECDEHLSALNDLLMSLERRPDDAESLNETFRRVHSVKGAARMVGLAGIEAIAHALETMLAPVRDGKRKLERRELDMLFEGTDAITVFMSTASGTSTEDPKVRELLAKMAPANGHSNGASTKPASESKADTPVPTASPEGPKSTPASAIELAVENVAGGEMVRIPADKIDKLIALRGELVRALTVEEDELKSLSALVDSALEDIEEARRKAIGDAAQMNDATTSELRRRREQLRTALSRMAERNARRTSGLEELRDSLADLRMLPAGTILQGMHRIVRDVALNQSKEADLTIAGGDVPIDKVILDALKEPLIHLVRNAVAHGLESSDVRAANGKPRSGNVRISVSTGTSSATITVEDDGGGIDFERVRDSAIANNFATTVEAEQMTEAKLVSLLFKPGFSTARSADQFSGRGVGLDVVADRIAQLHGSYTVESVLGKGMRVSLRVPVSLLTSSVLTVKAGTHEVCLRQTEIREAVLLKPEDVVNVDGRINATVRGEVMPVVPLASIAGGDNEVFFTHDGVKPAIVIEFGERAAALVVDSLEGVSDVIVKPLPKPLGQLAGIAGCAILGNGIPLCVLDGEHIVVSAHDRGSRGAVVHQKQTVKRSLLIADDSLTTRTLLRNIMLSAGYDVETAVDGVDAWNKAQQRKFDCIMSDIEMPNMNGWEFCARVKRDGRLADTPLVLITSLSRDEERRRGLELGADAYIVKGLFNETQLLETVERLVA; from the coding sequence ATGGAACTCTCGCCGGCCGAGCTGGCCGAGCTGCAAACCGTCTTCAAGGCTGAGTGCGACGAGCATCTGTCGGCCTTGAACGATTTGCTCATGAGCCTCGAGCGCCGTCCAGACGACGCGGAGTCGCTCAACGAGACGTTCCGCCGCGTCCACTCCGTCAAGGGTGCGGCGCGGATGGTCGGTCTGGCGGGCATCGAAGCGATCGCGCACGCACTAGAGACGATGCTCGCTCCGGTCCGCGACGGGAAGCGCAAGCTCGAACGTCGCGAGCTCGACATGCTCTTCGAGGGCACGGACGCGATCACGGTCTTCATGTCGACGGCCTCAGGGACGTCTACCGAGGATCCGAAGGTCCGCGAATTGCTCGCGAAGATGGCGCCGGCCAACGGACACTCGAACGGTGCGTCGACAAAGCCTGCGAGCGAATCAAAGGCCGACACGCCGGTTCCCACTGCATCGCCTGAGGGCCCGAAATCGACGCCCGCCTCCGCGATCGAACTCGCCGTCGAGAACGTCGCCGGCGGTGAGATGGTGCGCATCCCGGCGGACAAGATCGACAAGCTCATCGCGCTGCGCGGCGAGCTCGTCCGCGCGCTCACCGTCGAAGAAGACGAGCTGAAGAGTCTCTCGGCGCTCGTCGACTCGGCGCTCGAAGACATCGAAGAGGCTCGGCGCAAAGCGATCGGTGACGCGGCACAGATGAACGATGCGACGACGTCCGAATTGCGCCGCCGCCGCGAACAGCTGCGCACCGCGCTCTCGCGCATGGCCGAGCGCAACGCGCGCCGCACGAGCGGACTCGAGGAACTGCGCGACAGTCTCGCCGATCTGCGCATGCTTCCCGCCGGAACGATACTGCAGGGCATGCACCGCATCGTCCGCGACGTCGCGCTCAATCAAAGTAAAGAAGCCGATCTGACGATCGCCGGCGGCGACGTACCGATCGACAAGGTCATCCTCGACGCGCTCAAAGAGCCGCTCATCCATCTCGTCCGCAACGCGGTCGCGCACGGCCTCGAGTCATCGGACGTCCGCGCCGCCAACGGTAAGCCGCGATCGGGCAACGTCCGCATCTCCGTCAGCACCGGCACCTCGAGTGCCACGATCACCGTCGAAGACGACGGCGGCGGCATCGACTTCGAGCGCGTCCGCGACTCGGCGATCGCCAACAATTTCGCGACGACCGTCGAAGCGGAGCAGATGACCGAGGCGAAGCTCGTCTCGCTGTTGTTCAAGCCCGGTTTCTCGACGGCGCGCTCGGCCGACCAATTCTCCGGCCGCGGTGTCGGGCTCGACGTCGTCGCCGACCGCATCGCGCAACTGCACGGCAGCTACACGGTCGAGAGCGTGCTCGGCAAGGGCATGCGGGTCTCGCTGCGCGTGCCGGTCAGCTTGCTCACGTCGTCCGTCTTGACGGTCAAAGCGGGCACGCATGAGGTCTGCTTGCGCCAGACCGAGATCCGCGAAGCCGTGCTGCTCAAGCCCGAGGACGTCGTCAACGTCGACGGCCGGATCAACGCGACGGTCCGCGGCGAGGTCATGCCGGTCGTGCCGCTCGCATCGATCGCAGGCGGCGACAACGAGGTCTTCTTCACGCACGACGGCGTCAAGCCGGCGATCGTCATCGAATTCGGCGAACGCGCGGCGGCGCTGGTCGTCGACTCGCTCGAAGGCGTCTCGGACGTCATCGTCAAGCCGCTTCCGAAACCGCTCGGTCAGCTCGCGGGCATCGCCGGTTGTGCCATCCTTGGGAACGGCATCCCGCTGTGCGTTCTCGACGGCGAGCATATCGTCGTGTCGGCGCACGATCGCGGCTCGCGCGGCGCGGTCGTCCATCAGAAGCAGACGGTGAAGCGCAGTCTCTTGATCGCCGACGACTCGCTGACGACGCGCACCCTGCTTCGAAACATCATGCTGAGCGCGGGGTATGACGTCGAGACGGCTGTCGACGGCGTCGATGCCTGGAACAAGGCGCAGCAACGCAAGTTCGACTGCATCATGAGCGATATCGAGATGCCGAACATGAACGGCTGGGAGTTCTGCGCGCGCGTGAAGCGCGACGGCAGGCTCGCCGACACGCCGCTCGTCCTCATCACGTCGCTGTCTCGCGACGAAGAGCGCCGCCGCGGCCTCGAGCTCGGCGCCGACGCCTATATAGTGAAAGGATTGTTCAACGAGACGCAGCTCCTGGAGACCGTGGAGCGCCTTGTCGCGTGA
- a CDS encoding chemotaxis protein CheB — MSKARWARVLIVEDSPTAGRVLSEGISRDSRLAVAGVARTAKDAMSMASLLKPDVMTLDLMLPDQNGLAIIRNITEHANLPIIVVTSLPAEGADSLPFQALEAGATDVVAKPNGDAASLRRFFDDLNERLASIAVTRSVPTHAPIALARPIPMAPEAHLDCVVVGASTGGPPAIVDFLRGLGESFPAPVVIVQHIAAPFVDGLVRWLDKETPMWISLADDGVRPQPHHAYLAPAGCDVTFAPSGRLIVKKASNDRKGIAPSADALFESAAETYRSRCAGVLLTGMGRDGAVGLLKMRSRRAHTFAQDERSCVVFGMPAAAGRLGAVEMFAEPKVIASRLRRLVAKSERMA, encoded by the coding sequence GTGAGCAAAGCTCGTTGGGCCCGCGTGCTCATCGTCGAGGACTCGCCGACCGCCGGCCGAGTGCTCTCCGAAGGCATCAGCCGCGATAGCCGCCTGGCCGTCGCCGGCGTCGCGAGAACCGCCAAAGACGCGATGTCGATGGCGAGCCTGCTCAAGCCCGATGTCATGACGCTCGATCTCATGCTGCCCGATCAGAATGGGCTCGCCATCATCCGCAATATCACCGAGCACGCGAACCTGCCGATCATAGTCGTCACGTCGCTGCCGGCCGAGGGCGCCGATTCACTACCCTTCCAAGCGCTCGAGGCCGGCGCGACTGACGTCGTCGCCAAACCCAATGGCGATGCGGCGTCACTTCGGCGGTTCTTCGACGACCTCAACGAGCGGCTCGCATCGATCGCGGTCACGCGATCGGTACCGACGCACGCACCGATCGCGCTCGCGCGGCCGATCCCGATGGCGCCCGAGGCGCACCTCGATTGCGTCGTCGTCGGCGCGTCGACCGGCGGACCGCCGGCGATCGTCGACTTCCTCCGCGGGCTCGGTGAGAGCTTCCCGGCTCCGGTCGTCATCGTCCAACATATCGCGGCGCCCTTCGTCGACGGCCTCGTCCGCTGGCTCGACAAGGAGACGCCGATGTGGATCTCGTTGGCGGATGACGGCGTTCGGCCGCAGCCGCATCATGCGTATCTCGCACCGGCAGGCTGCGACGTCACGTTCGCTCCGAGCGGTCGGCTTATAGTCAAGAAGGCATCGAACGACCGCAAGGGGATCGCGCCGTCGGCGGACGCGCTGTTCGAGTCCGCAGCCGAGACGTACCGTTCGCGCTGCGCGGGCGTGCTGCTGACCGGCATGGGTAGGGATGGGGCGGTCGGTCTCTTGAAGATGCGCAGCAGACGTGCGCATACGTTCGCTCAAGACGAACGGAGTTGCGTCGTTTTCGGGATGCCCGCTGCGGCCGGCAGATTGGGAGCGGTTGAGATGTTCGCCGAACCGAAGGTTATAGCATCACGTCTGCGAAGGCTCGTCGCGAAAAGCGAAAGGATGGCCTGA
- a CDS encoding response regulator, whose protein sequence is MSKTVLLVDDSVTQSFALKLALVRAGFRVLTAPDGRTALKTLAAEKPDVVVADVIMPMMDGYELCRQIKDNADSGKTPVILMSGLGETHDQYWRKHAGADLYVAKSADASRLVKAVEDLLAGNVPDADASAN, encoded by the coding sequence ATGAGCAAGACCGTCTTGCTGGTCGACGACAGCGTCACGCAGAGCTTCGCTCTGAAGTTGGCGCTCGTCCGAGCCGGCTTTCGCGTGCTCACCGCTCCGGACGGGCGTACGGCGCTCAAGACGCTCGCGGCGGAGAAGCCCGACGTCGTCGTCGCCGACGTCATCATGCCGATGATGGACGGCTACGAGCTCTGCCGTCAGATCAAGGACAACGCCGATTCGGGGAAGACGCCTGTCATCCTGATGAGCGGCCTCGGTGAGACGCACGACCAATACTGGCGAAAGCACGCCGGCGCCGACCTCTACGTCGCGAAATCCGCGGACGCGAGCCGCCTCGTCAAAGCGGTCGAAGACCTCCTCGCGGGCAACGTGCCGGACGCGGACGCCTCGGCGAACTAG
- the recN gene encoding DNA repair protein RecN, with protein sequence MAVRRTDGSLRTLTVEGFGLIDRTTVDLGPGLNVFTGETGSGKSMVIDAIGFAFGARAGADVVRAGSAKATVHVEVEPNAVARRWADDNGFASDEGEPLVIAREMQAQGRSSARINGRPATAAQLRELGDILLDVVGQHEHTRLVRPALHREALDAFAGEPATTALDSVRSLYAKRVELVGRLSALRMSAAQADKALADARYAADEIAAARLRSSEIEELHERRAMLANAAKIGNALRAAIAALDDADIGSVASLGRAAVALESIAQFGPRLRELAESTKGVQGAASDLLSAVAAGADEVADDPAAIDALEDRLTLIERLQKKYGRTIEEIVAAGERYAETARGIEGRDEDIVALERSLADVERELEHAASLLTRLRVAAAKTLSAKVGEELGSLDMRGAAFRCAVDPKADGIGPDGADEVEFYASLNANEPERPIARAASGGELSRLLLALKVALADVDPHPIVVLDEIDAGIGGVAARAVGARIAALSRRVQVLCVTHLAQIAAHADEHIALEKAKKRDRVTIAARMIDNREELRIEIARMLSGDEQGTEALRHAEALLRDVRSASKT encoded by the coding sequence TTGGCCGTCCGACGCACTGACGGTTCCCTGCGGACGCTGACGGTCGAAGGCTTCGGCCTCATCGATCGGACGACCGTCGACCTCGGACCTGGCCTCAACGTCTTCACCGGCGAGACCGGCAGCGGCAAATCGATGGTCATCGATGCGATCGGCTTCGCGTTCGGCGCTCGCGCAGGCGCCGACGTCGTGCGTGCAGGCAGCGCAAAAGCAACCGTGCATGTCGAGGTCGAGCCGAACGCCGTTGCTCGGCGTTGGGCGGACGACAACGGCTTCGCTTCGGACGAGGGCGAGCCGCTCGTCATCGCTCGCGAGATGCAAGCGCAGGGGCGCTCGAGCGCGCGCATCAACGGCCGGCCCGCGACAGCCGCTCAGCTGCGCGAACTCGGCGACATCCTGCTCGACGTCGTCGGCCAGCACGAGCACACGCGTCTCGTACGGCCGGCGCTCCATCGCGAAGCGCTCGATGCGTTCGCAGGAGAACCCGCGACGACAGCGCTTGATTCGGTCCGGTCGCTCTACGCGAAGCGCGTCGAACTGGTGGGTCGGCTGTCGGCGCTTCGGATGTCGGCGGCTCAAGCGGACAAAGCCCTCGCAGATGCTCGCTACGCGGCCGATGAGATCGCCGCGGCGCGCCTGCGGTCCAGCGAGATCGAGGAACTGCACGAGCGCCGAGCCATGCTCGCGAACGCGGCGAAGATCGGCAACGCTTTGCGCGCCGCGATCGCAGCGCTCGACGACGCAGATATCGGTTCGGTTGCGTCGCTGGGCAGAGCTGCAGTCGCGTTGGAAAGCATTGCACAATTCGGCCCTCGGCTGCGCGAACTCGCCGAAAGCACGAAGGGCGTTCAAGGCGCCGCTTCCGATCTTCTAAGCGCCGTTGCCGCAGGCGCAGACGAAGTCGCAGACGATCCGGCTGCGATCGATGCGCTTGAAGACCGTCTGACGCTCATCGAGCGGCTGCAGAAGAAGTACGGCCGAACAATCGAGGAGATCGTCGCCGCCGGCGAGCGCTACGCCGAAACCGCGCGCGGGATCGAAGGACGCGACGAGGACATCGTCGCCCTCGAGCGGTCGCTCGCCGATGTCGAGCGCGAGCTAGAGCACGCCGCTTCGCTTCTTACGAGACTGCGAGTCGCCGCCGCGAAGACGCTCTCCGCGAAAGTTGGAGAGGAGCTCGGATCTCTCGACATGCGCGGCGCTGCGTTCAGGTGCGCGGTGGACCCGAAGGCTGACGGAATCGGTCCGGATGGCGCAGATGAGGTCGAGTTCTACGCCTCGCTCAATGCGAACGAGCCGGAGCGGCCGATCGCGCGGGCCGCGTCGGGCGGCGAGCTCTCAAGGCTGCTTCTAGCACTGAAGGTCGCGCTTGCCGACGTCGACCCGCATCCGATCGTCGTCCTCGACGAGATCGATGCCGGGATCGGCGGCGTTGCCGCGCGTGCCGTAGGTGCGCGAATAGCCGCGCTCTCGCGTCGCGTGCAGGTGCTCTGCGTGACGCACCTCGCGCAGATCGCCGCGCACGCCGACGAACATATCGCTCTCGAAAAGGCGAAGAAGCGCGATCGCGTCACGATCGCGGCCCGGATGATCGACAATCGCGAGGAGTTGCGGATCGAGATCGCCCGGATGCTATCCGGTGACGAGCAAGGTACGGAAGCGCTTCGTCACGCGGAGGCGCTCCTACGCGACGTGAGGTCGGCTTCAAAGACGTAG
- a CDS encoding NAD(+)/NADH kinase → MSARRIGNLGIYVDTRRRSAVDAAKTVIRIAEEAKVALQIKPDQASAVGLKAAASDGFPAGADLIVSLGGDGTLLRAAHLAVPLGIPVVGIDFGRMGFLTALSRSDYATMLGGLIANGVETEARTVLQATLENGKRFLAINDVHIDRKEHGHTLTFSIALGGERVADIPADGIVVSSATGSTAYFLSAGGPILAPGLDAFGIAPICPHTLFSRPLVVAADETIRIGVPRDASGPAHLYADGRLEADLQPGSSIEIARAPYAAHFVRLDDRHFFRVLERKLHWGTSIKRSVRHEDGSVGRPTH, encoded by the coding sequence ATGAGCGCGCGACGCATCGGCAACCTCGGGATCTACGTCGATACGCGCCGGCGCTCGGCGGTCGACGCGGCGAAGACCGTCATTCGGATCGCCGAAGAAGCCAAGGTCGCTCTCCAGATCAAACCGGACCAAGCTTCGGCCGTCGGTCTGAAAGCCGCCGCTTCCGATGGATTCCCCGCGGGCGCCGACCTCATCGTTTCGCTCGGCGGCGACGGCACGCTGCTCCGCGCTGCGCACCTTGCAGTTCCGCTCGGCATCCCGGTCGTCGGCATCGATTTCGGTCGGATGGGATTCCTCACCGCGCTCAGCCGCAGCGACTACGCGACGATGCTCGGCGGCCTGATCGCGAACGGCGTCGAGACCGAGGCGCGCACGGTGCTTCAAGCGACGCTCGAAAACGGCAAGCGCTTTCTCGCGATAAACGACGTCCATATCGATCGCAAAGAGCACGGGCACACGCTGACGTTCAGCATCGCGCTCGGAGGCGAGCGGGTCGCCGATATCCCCGCCGACGGCATCGTCGTCTCGAGTGCCACCGGCTCGACGGCGTACTTCCTGTCAGCGGGCGGACCGATTCTCGCGCCCGGTCTCGACGCGTTCGGCATCGCACCGATCTGCCCGCACACGCTCTTCTCGCGACCACTGGTCGTCGCGGCAGACGAGACGATCCGCATCGGCGTGCCGCGCGATGCGAGCGGACCCGCCCACCTCTACGCGGACGGCAGACTCGAAGCGGATCTGCAGCCGGGCTCGTCGATCGAGATCGCGCGCGCGCCGTACGCCGCGCACTTCGTGCGCCTCGACGATCGCCATTTCTTCCGCGTCCTCGAGCGCAAGCTGCACTGGGGGACGTCGATCAAGCGATCCGTCAGACACGAGGATGGGAGCGTTGGCCGTCCGACGCACTGA
- a CDS encoding TlyA family RNA methyltransferase: protein MTSKPKTNRLDAVVATSASISRERAQSLIMAGKVMVNGSPVTKAGASVPDDARIEITDDTRFVSRGGEKLEKALDAFEWPVIGLRCLDVGASTGGFTDCLLQRGAASVTAVDVGYGQLAWSLQSDPRVTVVDRTNFRIADVRELGAPFDFITIDVSFISLTKLADQLRASASDSARLVALIKPQFEAGRAAVGRGGVVRDASEHAKAIESVMAAFESVGLAPARLTFSPITGPAGNIEFLIGAVIAGGGRADGGVLARDLDVAGVVAAAHETLVR from the coding sequence ATGACGTCCAAGCCTAAGACGAACCGCCTCGACGCGGTGGTCGCTACATCCGCATCGATCTCGCGCGAGCGAGCGCAGTCGCTCATCATGGCCGGCAAGGTCATGGTAAACGGGAGTCCCGTTACGAAAGCCGGTGCGAGCGTACCCGACGACGCTCGGATAGAAATCACCGACGACACGCGATTCGTCAGCCGGGGCGGTGAGAAGCTCGAAAAGGCGCTTGACGCGTTCGAGTGGCCGGTCATAGGCTTGCGCTGTCTCGATGTCGGGGCATCGACCGGCGGTTTCACCGACTGTCTGCTTCAGCGCGGCGCCGCATCCGTGACCGCCGTCGACGTCGGCTACGGCCAGCTCGCGTGGTCGCTGCAAAGCGACCCGCGCGTCACCGTCGTCGATCGCACGAACTTCCGTATCGCCGACGTCCGCGAGCTCGGCGCTCCGTTCGATTTCATCACGATCGACGTCTCGTTCATATCACTGACGAAACTGGCCGATCAGCTTCGCGCCTCGGCATCGGATAGCGCGCGGCTCGTCGCCCTCATCAAGCCGCAGTTCGAAGCCGGTCGGGCCGCCGTCGGTCGCGGCGGAGTCGTCCGCGATGCATCGGAGCACGCGAAAGCGATAGAGTCCGTCATGGCGGCGTTTGAAAGCGTCGGTCTAGCGCCGGCGCGGCTCACGTTCTCGCCGATCACCGGCCCTGCCGGCAACATCGAGTTCCTTATCGGCGCAGTTATCGCCGGTGGCGGACGAGCCGATGGCGGCGTCCTAGCACGCGACCTCGACGTGGCGGGGGTCGTCGCGGCCGCTCACGAAACGCTCGTCAGATGA